The Amphiura filiformis chromosome 8, Afil_fr2py, whole genome shotgun sequence genomic sequence AgagattgtagacaagatatcaacacagcatcaccatctgcggaagacgctagtcggactagtgcaaacgttccaggtgagcgaaaaatagtgtagtgttgaagttaaaactttaattcatctgTTTAGAAATTGTTTAGGAGGAAAACGGCAGTACTGACAGAGTTGAAGTCCGTTCGAAtacaggtttaaaaaaaatacccctcccctaaaaatacaaaaaacaacaacaacagcaaaatatttgcataacttgaataaaggaatcgtttttcaaccctcccaaagttatcacatttccaaaaacaatttgtttggtcaaaaataataatcacattttccaaaaatgatgctttcagaaaatgcACTTTCCAACatatcccatacatgtaatgtacaaaacgttctcgatatcaatgttacgattgatcGGTTTTTTCCTTTTTGTCTTGGATCCATGGATCCATCAGTCACTCATACAACcgtcattcagtgcaaaacaatgATTCGTTGAAATTAATTTGGACATAGGGTTTTCTTTCAAGTTTTAAATCaacagttgtttcaaaatgataaaaataccaGGGAGGAGAAATGGGTTCTCCACACATacattcagtggcgtaccgtggccgctcctgcCCCGGGGGTGGGGGGGCTGAATAAAATCCaattcctcaacagcccgaaaaggttgacccaattttttcggtggtttgaaaaagtgaaaaaaaaaaaaaaaaaaggattataggcgctagcgccctaaaagcaaaaATTGtcatactttttcaaaatttttccgcccttttttatttactaattcttttttgcGCCCCTTCTTTTtctgccgcccctctttttgccgcccctttagtCTTtcgccgcccccttcgttttggccaccCCTGCATTTACCCCGgtggggctggcgccccaaagcccaccccaaaaaaaatacgcgcatgcacatTGACCAAAAGGATGAACATTTACTTGTAATGGGTATAAAGTTGATGCAATTGCATCTTGATCTAAagtgatggctttcttggataaaggctTAACATGAAGTGGCCATAAGATATTCGAGTTAAGAAGCTGGATGCTGACATCCAACctctcttaaggggtactacaccctgtggtaaatttgtgactatttttgcattttctcaaaaaataataacacactggtaacaaaagttatgtatattattggggcaaggaatccaattactacaccgaaatttcagtgactcaagacaagcggttcagtataatatgaggtacatcctagcggtaccttatttcttatcataaataacgaaccgcttgtcttgggtcactgaaattccagtgtagtaattggattccttgccctataatatacataacttttgttaccagggtgttaatagtttttgagaaaaatacaaaaataggcacacatttatcgaggggtgtagtacccccttaaattcaaCCAATCTCTAATGGCATTTTCTTCTTTGTCTTGTATGCATGCCTTCATCCTTTACCCGTTGCTCTacatctttgcaactgtttcggTCTACCATTTTCTTACCTTTTCTTGCCAAAAAAGAACTAAGCATCATTGTCACGCTATACTACTCCTAGTacagtgattttaccattttcaaAACACGGGCTGAATAAAAACAtagaaaaccccattcatgtcgaatcgaaattcatgtcaatgaatcgtTTTGTATGGGTGACCGAGTTATCCGACACATGAAATTAAAGGAAACAATATCacaattaagggtagacgaggtgttgtttgtcgaagcaaccaaaaaaaaaatcgattttcattatctagatcaatatattattgacaaataacaccttcaTGTTTTCCAAcagttcattatacaaatactATACTTTGCAAACATGCTTaaaagggcgtactacacccatgtattggtttgattggtctaaaaaaatatttttcatttatagctaggcaatatatgcacggatcatgtgaaataaagaaaaaaataaaataataataaaaaaggtgcttttaaaccattgtatagtaagtcattttagccctatatattttttgtttacatgtatcctggtaactcagatgcgtgtttcataacaaaccataaattgtccataatttattcttttcaacatgttcaagtaggggacatgaatagaatacattaaatcctttgttataccatctatagaaatgtactcactgattataacactgaataaattaaataggcctaatctcttccacatagacaatttaatagtacaccatgtatttatcttctataatgtggtgttaggaaaagagattaaaaaaaggctataaggtcatcaaaggtcaggttataggtcaattggttcaggtcaaattcaggcatcaacatgtggtagtctgtgatatcatacatgtcataatgaggcatcaattttgatattttgtctgttactggatatataatggaaatatgtgaggtggatatactaaaataccttgggatgtaaatggtgagtacaatttagattgcctagttgagatgaattgggcaaataaatataaaatagttaccaaaatcacaaaaatgaagcttacggaaaactacctaatatggtggtatgggtgacaaaaatacaatctttttcaacattgctgtagtgtggttgtggtaacctgttacctatggcttaattaagtttcagtgaaatagtgtcgcaagttcaaaatacaaaatatagctcaacattgaaaatagaagcattttaaccggttcgttttttgatagttgtggagcaccaagttcatgaagtcataaaagagatcagggaccgcttattcccattttacatatcaacattatttccctaatgtgttagcaacacacatccaaaattttaacgaaatccgttgatagtaagctttccaaaatgaagtgaatcattgatgttttaaaaacatcagtgatgtaccaccttttggcttatatcattagaagcatgtacgcttcattgatactgatgccaccaattgaacgagaagatttgccccttcattttgcataccactttgtccaatttctttttctcatttcttcacaaaatgcaaaaaaaaaaaaaaaaaaaatgcatgggtgtagtacccccttaattacaatcgcaaattgtttttggtcagttcttacctagccgggacaccggctaggtcttgtgatgctatcggatctttcttcttctttcttcttctggcaacaaatttcaaaatgcttcttctcttacatgttacatcctacaatgacgtcacttgcacatatgcatcggctatatccagtgtctatagggtgttcacagatttggggtcaaaggtcattaaggggtcatttccggtataaaaccaaatatgttcaaaatgcttcttcttccacaaattacatgtgatggtaacatgcttaggacatgtgacttgactttgaacggtgtctatagggtgttcacagatatggtgtcaaaggtcattaaaggggtcatttccggtctgaaagctaaaatattcaaaaatcactgtttttacaaaatacatagcagagtgttgtcattagcacacatgcattgctactaaccagggtctttggggtgtctacagttttggggtcaaaggtcattaaggggtcacttccggtcaaaaaccaaaaatcgtcaaatatgttcttttttttttatctcaaaacgtaaccagaccagagtgacataaacttcatatatgcattagtgttactcgatgtatgcacggtatttttattattttggtcaaaggtcatttagacgtcatttccggtttgaagctaaataacttcaagaatttttatctccataactaagcacagtagattttttttatttaaactgtaacaatgcattttctcggtgtatatgagtttttttttatattggggtcaaaggtcattaagaaggtcaaaacatcgtatttgcacaaaaatgtttaaaattacggaaaagtagctgtatctcagcctatggaagacggataaagcccctacatgctacagtgatgcaccattaatggtgtgagatgtccataatatcaatcactgacatcaaataatagccggtcaaaggtcaaactttaagactggcatttccggccccggctaggtccagatctgtagccagatctagttctttctttattcctttctttctttcttctgtcaaacttttaacgagccattgtagccatatgctttaggccaatgtaaccatatttggtcacaaggaccattgggtaggggcacaaatgttacatgaccaactcgaggtcaaaggtcatccaaaggtcattatggccaaaatgtgattttcactaaaatgcttcttcttccacaaattacataatacaatgacgtcacttgcatacctgcatcgcctttagccagtgtctaaaagttgtacaaagaattggggtcaaaggtcattaaggggtaaaatcttacaattgcattatctcgacatccataaggggtatggggctcaaactcgttaacaacaaatctcatgaccaggggaacattttacaggggtcaggtcaaaggtcatgcagaggtcatattttagaaatgcattttctgtacatctgtaaggggtacgggactcacactctgtgacaacaaacttgatgaccaggggaatatattggaacactttgcaggggtcaggttaaatgttatctggggtcaaatcttataatttccttttctggacatctgtaaggggtatggggctcaaactcagtgataacagatctcatgaccaggggaacattttgcaggggtcgggtcaaaggtcatgcagaggtcaaattttagaaatgcattttttggacatctgtaatgggtacgaggctcaattttgatgacaacaaacctcgtgacctgggaaacacattaaggtcaaaggtcagatcaaaaggtcattaaagggttacatgcctggcgattgtctgcgctctgtgagcgcaaattatctctagtttattattgttattgagttatgtacgttttacaaaagtgttgtttcagccctctttacagcataaatcaagaaccacaggacctacaaaagtatatctgtgatatttgaattcctctacaCGCtcacaacagtttgaaatagttaataaccttaaacatgttaaatcaaTCAAGGCACTGATTACGTTGATATCGGGAGAACTTTTGGAGGGtatagcaaaaagattcctctattcacatgtTTTTAAGTTAGGCCAAaacaaaagtgtttgtttgtccacgtccgaccgtctaccctggtcccgaccgtgtctttctttaaatttgcgttgaatgtgctagtaaaacagtggttagtataaatttaaagaaagaaaatgtaaagacaatgaacagtataacatgcagaaccatctcaagagttaaactagtaaagtgctgtgtgttttgatttatttaccagtcttcaaattgtcagtttcaagtgcaatatctgtaaaaaaaatccgacctcccgacccaactgtttcataagcctctatggacaaacaacccctttttgtggCTTTATGCAAAGAAATGGTTTGTAATTTTAGGGCTTTTTCTTCTTGTAACCCTTTATTTGATCCCTGCATGTAAAATGTCccatttgtctttaatacacggctcTCGGCTTGAATTTCGCAGGCTGTGTTACAATGTAGCACATCTATAATActgacaaaggtgccaaaatctgaaattcACTGAAATACTTACCTTGAGATCAAACACTTTTCTGGGGAATGTGAGAATAATCTTCCAAGAAGTGTAATAGTCAGAGATTGGTATATCGATCCTACCAACGAATCCACCGCGATATTTGTGTAGAATTGTACTTTTAAACGACAAGGGAGTTGGTGCCGCTGAAATGAtaaaatgatattaaattaaatgatgataaacTCAAATTGGTGAACCCACTGGGCTATTCAAGATGAAACCAACACACCCCCtgtgaaaacatgaccttaatcttccacacagggggagtgtgaatttcaaatggagttacctgaataggtgactctattttgaaacctacacccctaCCGGGAAATTAATGCtattcaggcatgagactgcactttcctaaaaaaattttttttttaaactgaaaatgcgcgtcaAATTGgacaaaaagtaaaaattggaaatcttgggtcgtgtttttttcaatcacttttttagaagaaaccttaaatttggacagtatcaaggacattttatacttgttattcactcattttatttattaaatgcatatttgattaaaaacaggcagtatttccatttaaattcactccaaaatcgcacaattttttaccataaaatgatcaagcatttgtcaatgctTGCCTTTTCAAAAAGGaggaaaaatgaaggaagagcccatgaaaaaaaaagaagaaaaaaaaaaaaaaaaaagaaaaaaggatcgacctaccgaccctccaaatttttgttttggaagggcaaccaaacattttttttgcctaatatacCTCTTTCCGGCGGAAACGCGTATCGGTACCCGTGGTTGTATCCCGGACTTTATCTTTGAATTCATGAGTAACGTCAatcacttaaggtggtactacacccccggataaattttgtgactaattgtgcatttttctcacaaaataactacacactggtaacaaaagttatgtatattataggggcaaggaatccaattactctactgaaatgtcagtgattcaagacaattggttcattataggcctatatgtttataAGAAATGAGGtgcattctagtggtacctcttttcttatcataaataacgtaggccctaccacttgtcttgagtcactgaaattccagtgtagtaactggattccttgcctctataattatacataacatttgttaccaggattcagaaaaagtatagttttatgataataataatgttgtttGATTcacgtgcgcttcagctaggcatgacttaatttatcagcacacttcaacaattattccgctgacGTTAGGATttttcagaatcatttccgcttcaccaagtccgcaactgatgcgcaggtactctcagcgattTAGACTGTGATTACCCCcatcagctccccattttacacctgggtggagtgaagcattTGGGaataagctatcttgctcaaagacgcaacacactggccgtggtgaggctcgaacccgcaacctttcgattatgaagctcgcgccctaaccattgggccaccgtgcttcccaGTTTTACCCATCTATGATGTAACGTTCTTGAGTTAttaacaaaaaggtcaaaggtcaagcattgACCTCTAAAGGGTCAAAATTCTAAACTTGCTCCGATGTTGATGAAAATGGTGCCAAAATCTTCGTTTTGATAAAGGATCTTAAATAATGCTAGTTGGCAACATGTGAGGATGTTTCATTACCTATGTACACATCAAAACACGTCAAGTTCAATGGGTTTCTATggtcattgacctattttgatgcgaaATCTAGGTTATGAAACATCctacctaatcctaacccttaccctaaacctaacactaaacctaatcctaaacttaagcctgacactaaccctaaccctataataTGCAGGGCATCACGCACGCAGTTGCTTAAACgggctccctattcaaatgttaactacggtaaaATAATTCGCCCAGGCTTACGCCTCTCTGGAATCAAGCCTGGAAAAATCCATGgtataaccttaagggatctggaacgaGCGTTTTGAgagttttgacagtatttttgtgggacatgagagcacctcagacgtatcgaattgcattctgaatacgaagaatgtctttctgatatcaaataattttcattttttgaaattcacgacataatacaaattttatgacaaattattaaaattttatatttttcacatttttgatataacagtcctcgaagtaaattttataaatctaatgatatattcttaaagtgtatgtagctgagaggaaaagccgacgatcaattgaaaattttgacctttcatattgaagatatggatttttcccccaaaagactttattttttttgtgttttgggaaaaaatccatatcttcaatacgaaaggtcaaaattttcaattgatcgtcggcttttcatcccacctacatacactttaagtataaatcatcagatttataaagtttacttgagtactgttttaaaatatcaaaaatatcaatttttaatgatttgccataaaatgtgtattagccctacattgcgaatttcaaaaaatctaaattatttgatatcaatatgacattcttcgtattcagaatgcaattcgatatgtctaatgtgctccacaagaaatactgtccaaacgttcatacaacTTCCCTTAAACATACACAACTTACGTCTAATAACCAGATGCAGGTGATTGTTGAAATCTGATACGTCCACAGAAAAGGAGCGGGAATTGTAATCTAGTCCAGTGCATAGTAGATCTTTGTTATTGTCTTCTTTCCGAGCTGTGTACCGAAGCGTCGACATCACCTTGGCTGTGTCAGGGTTATCAAAGGTAGAACCATCCAAAACTTGAGAGTGATACTTTTCGTGATTATTTTCGGCGGGGAATACTCCAGAATCGATTGTATAACGCGGCTGCTGGCTTCCCGCTCGCATCTCCCATTCAGCTCCGAATGCTGATAGAGGCCCCGTTATTAGAGCACTACCGGTCTTGCAAACGATATCTACTATAGCACCTTCTTGGAGTATTAGACGTGGGTTCCCCGACCCTGCAGACTCGGTTTCACCATCATTAAGAAGAAAAGTTTTGAATCCAGTGTGTCTAAAACATGCACACGCACttcctgaaatgataaaaatgattgattgatgaatGAACAAATCAATAGCTTCGAATGGATTTGTGTACCCGAATGATGATgtaagaggattaactaccatagcaataggttaaaacaatttttgaatatatcgccctgcactacaagcaggttgcactcatcacctgtgtatgtctgcaatcattgattgaatacaatgccgctcttttcaaagatactaatcttaccggtgcgagtgatcagcatgatttgaatattctatagaattacgatccaggtctttattccTGTTAagctgttctttgacatctgtggttcaatgtTGCTCGAGGAGTCTATCCACGAATTTGCTAACCGATGAGCTTCACAGTCGAGGCTAGACACCGCTGCATTTGAAacctagtcggattcgctgaagcatgacacagtCCCTCAtttaaaattgaatacctgagtggaagaagggcccaactcccatttttttacaaaaatgagttagacccagcattttattgccagcagactgttcttccttgtgtatgaaagatgggccaaaatccactctctaaataatcTTCCATGTGCACTTAATCATTgtttttatggaagaaaggcccaactccatggagtagGGCCCTTCTGCCACACATAGATGAATTGTGTTCAtctatgaaatctgcttttcactacaataaactttcttgctaatatattacatgcttctacttgtgcaattaatggataattatcaaatttctgtagctaattataACACacctgcttacggaactggtactTGAAGTATAttatggaagaagggcccaactcccccgggcccaactccagctcgtattaagacctgtaccgttgccatggaaacatcaaatataatttcaaatgtatgtaatattgtatgttcatgtattaaaggtctcctgaagatgaaaacattctgtctatagaacttttccaaatattaagttaaaTGTAAAAGTTTtgttttctcttttgttcagaaaccaaaaatcaatggATTAAAAAGTGGAGTAGATCCCAGCCATTCCTAGCCCCCGGTACCCTggacgagggggggggggtgctggaaATTGACCCGGAAATTGACAGCTGCATATTCGCCATATATGGACAAGTACTGATAGCCTACATTATATTCGaataaagggctgtgcaataattatgagccctggggagggtaaaattggggggcaagaaattttggcgagccaaaaggggggcgtcaaggcaatttttggcaagccgagaggggacaagcaattttggcacacattcatggggcggcttttaaataaaacgctttaaaaaggcTCAGGAAaccagtacggaaacgcttaaatatgcaaattttcgtgctcgctacgctcgcaacatgtatatatcatataaggtttgtaaattgggatcccaaaaactttggcatgcgcaagggggggggggcaagcgatttttggcgggccaagaggggggacgacaagcgatttttggcgagccatttggaaattgtATCCCCTCCCgggcgcataattattgcacagtccctgatGAGTTGATCTTCTGAATAGGAACAATTTTACAGCTTTATCCGACACGTGATGGCGGGAGTCAATTAAACCTCATTTTATACGTAGGAAGTTGGCATTTAAAAAACTGTGATAATTTAAAATGGCAGCAATTTTGCAATGAAAAGTCAAATTCAAACTACCAAAAATTTTAATAAAGTCAAAACTTTCTCATGTGATCTAATACATGGGTAATGGGTATGCATAAGCCTGGGCATGAGCTAATTTGTCCCTGTACTAGAGAAACAGCATTCCCCACACACATGGTAATGACAAAATGTTTTGTTAATTTAGGTAATTGCATCCCTCCAGTCCTCCCatactctaaccctaaaccctacatctgggccataacactaaccctaatcctatccctaatcccaaccctaacaCACCCTTAACatgcaaaccctaatcctaactcaaTTACTATCCTACCCTacccttaatcctaaccctaatcatatagcctaacCCTACGGGGGATGTGCTCCTTTGAATGGCTAATATTTCCTAAATTCAAAATCATCCTTGCAACACATTTGGTATTTTCTTAGTTTTCAAAAAAAGTGgacttaaggctacatgctctttttagttgaaatttttggcgggaaataatcccgccaaacattaaagtaatcttttcccaaaactaaatatcatagtcaggaaa encodes the following:
- the LOC140159196 gene encoding uncharacterized protein, yielding MMERWISKGIFSSLTFMLLIGSACACFRHTGFKTFLLNDGETESAGSGNPRLILQEGAIVDIVCKTGSALITGPLSAFGAEWEMRAGSQQPRYTIDSGVFPAENNHEKYHSQVLDGSTFDNPDTAKVMSTLRYTARKEDNNKDLLCTGLDYNSRSFSVDVSDFNNHLHLVIRPAPTPLSFKSTILHKYRGGFVGRIDIPISDYYTSWKIILTFPRKVFDLKGGHFQVANEPCLHEPDCGDDYQKKWVIYQTFANRVQNPGDHLRLTFVARVWKKLDQGVIADVDFYGYNQVFFTDYSSGSSSSDVHVV